In the Helianthus annuus cultivar XRQ/B chromosome 11, HanXRQr2.0-SUNRISE, whole genome shotgun sequence genome, one interval contains:
- the LOC110887927 gene encoding uncharacterized protein LOC110887927: MTNGLSNPRNHASSSSASTKAEKRKEYQKRYYAARKENNKVSKFGSGDAPQSASSISLMNNRSRERTPLRSLQTNITQFLQTTNENASSVSTTKCKEYNEGCSNTPNDNGMRISNGSQVNQTPIDDVIDVVRHRTSRGIQIHPRTLLPQFAEVVDQPSLQHGSVEDDPYNFVYNGVPGEHRVLKERGACPNCGAKRFQFEFDTFCCMSGKTVLANLEIPEELYRLFTSQDEIGDLFRQNIRAYNTNFSFASMGVTLDDTLNNMRDGVYTFRAHKGIYHRIDQLVPRDGTPRYLQLYFYDPDTELDHRLRWPNLDRRITQILTRVLSTNPYVDTFRRLAELGPLDNYRVTLNTSVELDQRVYNRPTTSEVAGIWVEGNDNITSYKRSIVVYGRSEYRQTIQPYFSCYDPLSYPLFFPNGESGWHANIPRQGVSINEVRKNDNIEGEMEEANTRSGRTTVAMREYYCYKFQIRSTDNVLLFGGRLLQQFVVDVYIKIETSRLEFCERNQEKIRAELYQGIVDCVNTGEVHANRVGKRIVLPASFIGGPRDMRRRFLDAMTLVQDDGKPDVFLTMTCNPKWPEICDNLHVGQTATDRPDLVSRVFRAKLEDLKDQLFKKHVLGEVKSYVYVIEFQKRGLPHAHFLLIMYPQHKINNADHYDKVVCAEIPNKLTHPRLHEMVVKHMIHGPCGNLRSSSPCMQGDPKICRFHYPRQFNEQTTQGEDSYPLYRRRDTGIEVDLRGQTLDNRWVVPYNPRLLMMFNCHMNVEVCSSIKSVKYLFKYVYKGHDKQVIQVDQSEPGVVINEIKRFQDACYISPPEAMWRIFSFSLSQIFPAVLALQLHLPNNQMVRFRDDDLMPNIVDRERDKRTMLTAFFDQNRNDETARVHLYKDFPKHYTWNGSTRRWSRRFGKKQRGRIVSANPAEGERYYLRLLLSNVRGPTSFEHLCTVNGQRCATFRKAALELGLIEDDEYLSQCLEEASTFQFPNALRRIVRESPKCHNVNLQDAGYRELQEEYGIVLEPEHLSAKHSLNPDQKNVFDEIMMHVDNDLPGVFFIDGPGGTGKTFLYIALLAEIRSRGLIALATASSGAAANNMPGGRTAHSRFKIPLNLENNSMCNIKKQSGAAKLIRSAKIIIWDEASMAKRQAIETVDRTFQDIIGVSLPFGGKIMVMGGDFRQVLPVIKRGTRAQIVDSSVRMSPLWSLTKKMRLTINMRALKDPWFSKFLLRVGDGTEEPIEGNYIRIPDDMTIQCNNRENAIKELIHAIFPSIEDNVYSSDYIISRAILSTKNDSVDEINNQMIEIFQGEEKVYYSFDEAEDDQRNFYPVEFLNSLNVSGLPPHKLHLKIGCPIILLRNIDPSHGLCNGTRLICKGFMRNVIDAEIAVGQHAGKRVFLPRIPLTLSEDDMFPFKLKRKQFPIRLSFSMTINKAQGQTIPNVGIYLPDSVFSHGQLYVALSRGISRQSTKVLVHLAKEFKQRGVYTSNVVYQEVLRD, from the exons ATGACTAATGGACTCTCAAACCCTCGAAATCATGCTTCTAGCTCGAGTGCATCTACTAAAGCTGAAAAACGAAAAGAGTATCAAAAAAGATACTATGCTGCACGCAAAGAAAATAACAAAGTATCTAAATTTGGGAGTGGTGATGCCCCCCAAAGTGCTTCATCAATATCTTTAATGAATAATAGGTCAAGAGAAAGGACACCGTTAAGAAGTTTACAAACTAATATTACTCAATTTCTACAAACAACAAATGAGAACGCCTCAAGTGTTTCTACTACAAAATGCAAGGAGTACAATGAAGGATGTTCTAATACACCAAACGATAATGGAATGCGTATTTCAAATGGCAGTCAAGTCAACCAAACCCCGATAGATGATGTAATTGACGTAGTCAGGCATAGAACATCACGAG gtattcAAATTCATCCGCGTACTTTATTACCCCAATTTGCTGAAGTAGTTGATCAACCTTCACTCCAACATGGGAGCGTAGAAGATGATCCTTATAATTTTGTTTACAATGGTGTACCTGGAGAGCATCGTGTTTTAAAGGAACGAGGCGCATGTCCTAATTGTGGAGCAAAACGATTTCAATTTGAATTTGATACCTTTTGTTGTATGAGTGGGAAAACCGTGTTAGCAAACTTAGAAATTCCAGAGGAATTGTACCGACTTTTCACGTCTCAAGATGAAATTGGAGATTTGTTTAGGCAAAACATCCGTGCTTATAACACCAATTTTTCTTTTGCCTCAATGGGTGTGACATTGGATGATACATTGAACAATATGAGAGACGGCGTATATACTTTTCGTGCACATAAAGGAATATATCACAGAATCGACCAATTAGTTCCGAGGGATGGGACTCCTAGGTACTTGCAGTTGTATTTTTACGATCCTGATACTGAGTTAGATCACAGACTCCGATGGCCAAATCTTGATCGGCGTATTACTCAGATTTTAACACGCGTTCTTTCTACAAACCCATATGTCGATACATTTAGAAGACTTGCGGAACTAGGACCTCTGGACAACTATAGAGTCACTTTGAATACTTCGGTTGAACTTGACCAAAGGGTGTACAACCGACCAACGACATCGGag GTTGCTGGTATTTGGGTTGAAGGTAATGACAATATCACTTCGTATAAACGAAGTATTGTAGTGTACGGTAGGTCTGAATATAGACAAACTATTCAGCCGTACTTCAGTTGTTACGATCCATTGTCGTATCCTTTATTTTTTCCTAATGGTGAGTCGGGTTGGCATGCTAACATACCACGTCAAGGAGTATCAATCAATGAGGTTCGCAAAAATGACAACATCGAAGGAGAAATGGAAG AGGCTAACACACGAAGTGGTAGAACAACCGTGGCTATGCGAGAGTACTACTGTTACAAGTTCCAGATTCGATCTACCGATAATGTGCTTTTGTTCGGTGGTAGGCTGCTACAGCAGTTTGTGGTTGATGTTTACATCAAAATTGAGACGTCACGCTTAGAATTTTGTGAGAGAAACCAGGAAAAAATTCGAGCCGAATTGTACCAAGGTATTGTGGATTGCGTCAATACTGGCGAGGTTCATGCAAACAGAGTCGGGAAAAGAATTGTGTTGCCTGCATCTTTCATCGGGGGGCCTCGCGACATGCGACGTCGGTTTCTAGATGCGATGACGTTAGTTCAAGACGACGGCAAGCCTGATGTATTCCTTACAATGACATGTAATCCTAAGTGGCCTGAGATATGTGATAACTTACATGTTGGTCAAACTGCTACAGATCGTCCAGACCTTGTTTCAAGAGTGTTCCGGGCTAAACTAGAAGATCTTAAGGATCAACTCTTCAAGAAACATGTCCTCGGGGAAGTTAAGTCATACGTCTATGTCATTGAATTTCAAAAGCGGGGTTTGCCGCACGCACATTTTCTCCTAATCATGTACCCGCAACACAAGATCAATAACGCGGACCATTATGATAAGGTTGTGTGTGCTGAAATTCCTAACAAACTAACACATCCCAGATTGCATGAGATGGTTGTCAAGCACATGATTCACGGTCCTTGCGGCAATTTACGATCAAGCAGTCCTTGTATGCAGGGTGATCCTAAAATTTGTCGTTTTCACTATCCTAGACAATTTAACGAACAGACGACACAAGGAGAAGATTCGTATCCGTTGTATCGAAGGAGAGACACCGGGATAGAAGTGGACCTACGAGGACAAACACTTGATAATAGATGGGTGGTCCCATATAACCCAAGGCTTTTGATGATGTTTAACTGCCACATGAATGTTGAAGTTTGCTCAAGTATAAAATCTGTGAAATATCTTTTCAAATATGTTTATAAAGGACATGACAAACAGGTTATTCAAGTCGATCAAAGTGAGCCAGGGGTTGTTATTAATGAGATAAAAAGATTTCAAGATGCATGCTACATATCGCCCCCAGAGGCTATGTGGCGAATTTTTTCCTTCTctctttctcaaatctttcctGCTGTTCTAGCCTTACAACTTCATCTCCCAAATAATCAGATGGTTAGATTTAGAGATGATGACTTGATGCCTAATATTGTTGATAGGGAAAGGGATAAGAGAACCATGCTAACAGCATTTTTTGATCAGAATAGAAACGATGAAACAGCAAGGGTACATttgtataaagattttccaaaacACTATACTTGGAATGGAAGCACACGCCGTTGGAGTCGTCGTTTCGGTAAAAAACAAAGAGGTCGTATCGTTTCCGCTAATCCAGCCGAAGGAGAAAGGTACTACTTACGCCTACTTTTGTCAAATGTCAGAGGGCCTACTTCTTTCGAACATCTTTGCACAGTTAATGGTCAACGGTGTGCGACATTTCGGAAAGCAGCTCTTGAGTTAGGCTTAATAGAAGACGATGAATATCTATCACAATGTCTCGAAGAAGCCTCTACGTTTCAGTTTCCCAATGCTCTTAGAAG GATTGTTCGGGAAAGTCCGAAGTGTCACAATGTTAACTTACAAGATGCAGGTTATCGTGAGTTACAAGAAGAGTATGGGATTGTTTTGGAACCTGAACACTTGAGTGCCAAACATTCACTTAATCCGGAccaaaaaaatgtgtttgatgAGATCATGATGCATGTTGATAATGATCTTCCAGGCGTGTTCTTTATTGATGGTCCAGGTGGAACTGGAAAAACATTTTTGTACATTGCCTTGCTTGCTGAAATTCGGTCACGTGGTCTTATTGCTCTCGCAACAGCTTCATCAGGTGCAGCGGCTAATAATATGCCAGGAGGTAGAACGGCTCACTCGAGATTCAAGATTCCTCTTAATCTTGAAAATAATTCAATGTGCAATATTAAAAAACAGAGTGGGGCCGCTAAACTGATTCGCTCTGCCAAAATAATCATATGGGATGAAGCGTCGATGGCTAAACGACAAGCGATAGAGACAGTCGATCGTACATTCCAAGACATTATAGGTGTTAGTCTCCCATTTGGTGGAAAGATAATGGTTATGGGAGGTGACTTCAGACAGGTGTTGCCGGTTATCAAACGTGGCACTCGAGCACAGATTGTAGACTCCAGCGTACGAATGTCACCTCTTTGGTCTTTGACTAAGAAGATGCGGTTGACCATAAATATGAGAGCGCTGAAAGATCCATGGTTTTCTAAATTTCTTTTAAGAGTCGGCGATGGAACTGAAGAACCAATCGAAGGAAACTATATCCGCATACCCGATGACATGACAATTCAGTGCAACAACAGAGAAAACGCTATAAAAGAATTGATCCATGCCATCTTTCCATCAATTGAAGATAATGTATATTCTTCAGATTATATAATCTCTAGAGCAATATTGTCCACTAAAAATGATAGTGTTGACGAGATTAATAATCAAATGATTGaaatttttcaaggggaggaaaAAGTTTATTACAGTTTTGATGAAGCTGAAGACGATCAGCGCAACTTCTATCCGGTCGAGTTCTTAAATTCGCTAAATGTTAGTGGTTTGCCGCCTCATAAGCTTCATTTAAAAATTGGATGCCCAATAATATTGTTACGTAATATCGATCCATCACATGGCCTGTGTAATGGCACGCGGTTGATATGTAAGGGTTTCATGCGAAATGTTATTGATGCGGAAATTGCAGTCGGTCAACATGCCGGAAAAAGAGTTTTTTTGCCAAGAATCCCTCTAACCCTTTCTGAAGATGACATGTTCCCATTTAAGctgaaaagaaaacaatttccaATTCGACTTAGCTTTTCCATGACGATTAATAAAGCTCAAGGTCAAACAATTCCGAACGTTGGTATTTATCTACCGGATTCTGTATTTTCACATGGACAACTTTATGTCGCGTTATCAAGAGGGATTTCAAGACAAAGTACGAAGGTGTTGGTACATCTCGCCAAAGAATTCAAACAACGCGGAGTTTACACATCAAATGTTGTCTACCAGGAAGTGTTGCGTGATTAA
- the LOC110887926 gene encoding putative F-box only protein 15 produces MADLPTHTIVFEILTRLPAKDVGRSKSVCKQWYALLSTQDFVKIHCSRSVVSSNQRVLLIDDLTCSVCPIISNNNDYGPSSTVTFPFHHQNNDVSILSHLNGLLCVCFNHTYELLLWNPTTTAFKRLSTPDSHGFYINNLDAIGLYVDADDDYKVLHIKRRSGVLGVYVYSREVDSWRNIPFITRQEYLSPHFNWSAGTFCGGTLYFTVCECWIGGTNVVICFDVNSEQFKEISFPPVPSNGMVQGVLVNVKNVLHMFASTGMFEMTIDLWTLQGDYWIKVLSCPPIPPISLSLWCDITHYVTNGNWFVMTKLGKLFTIEMDMKPFECFYPVSWFRGFKGAVFVQTIVSPSI; encoded by the coding sequence ATGGCTGACCTTCCTACTCATACAATCGTGTTTGAGATATTAACGAGGCTGCCAGCAAAGGATGTAGGTCGTTCTAAGAGTGTATGTAAGCAATGGTATGCGTTATTGTCAACACAAGATTTCGTAAAGATACATTGTTCTCGCTCAGTAGTTTCATCTAACCAGAGAGTTCTACTAATTGACGACCTAACGTGTTCTGTTTGTCCAATCATCTCTAATAACAATGACTATGGTCCAAGCTCAACAGTTACATTTCCATTCCATCACCAAAATAATGATGTCTCAATACTTTCACATTTGAACGGATTGTTGTGTGTTTGCTTCAATCATACATACGAGCTGcttctttggaatccaacaacTACTGCTTTCAAGCGTTTGTCAACCCCTGATTCTCATGGATTCTATATAAATAACCTTGATGCCATTGGTTTGTACGTTGACGCTGACGATGATTACAAGGTCTTGCATATAAAGCGTAGGAGTGGTGTACTTGGTGTCTATGTTTATTCTAGGGAAGTAGACTCTTGGAGAAATATTCCTTTCATAACAAGACAAGAGTACCTAAGCCCTCATTTCAATTGGTCAGCTGGCACATTTTGTGGTGGTACTCTATATTTCACTGTTTGCGAATGTTGGATTGGAGGTACGAATGTGGTGATTTGTTTTGATGTTAATTCGGAGCAGTTCAAGGAGATAAGCTTTCCACCCGTTCCTTCTAATGGAATGGTTCAAGGTGTTTTAGTTAATGTAAAAAATGTGCTTCACATGTTTGCTAGCACTGGCATGTTTGAGATGACAATTGACCTATGGACACTACAAGGGGATTACTGGATTAAGGTCTTATCATGTCCTCCGATCCCCCCGATATCATTGTCATTGTGGTGCGATATAACACATTATGTGACAAATGGTAATTGGTTTGTGATGACTAAATTAGGGAAGTTGTTTACAATTGAAATGGATATGAAGCCCTTCGAATGTTTTTATCCCGTTTCTTGGTTTCGAGGTTTTAAGGGTGCGGTGTTTGTGCAGACCATTGTTTCACCAAGTATTTAG
- the LOC110887925 gene encoding uncharacterized protein LOC110887925: MGGGYPIPVESLGSTNHLNLPDSNPLTSNPPPVSTPPPVLTPPSVSTPPPLANPEYDDPFGWTDEELNWAYDYTFAQLQFGGLQIEGCHRPVPNTPILPMHPPPSNPPYVENYSQTQELPTWAEGYETDPGAVYEPPLDEKMDMSDHFSVEEFSSLTNDRAWYNIIFVKVEFIWHDVDGKRLVVIFLDQHRQKIVAFVPQNLIHKYNDASLMGGFFSLNHFQIENLNYLECPKYQNYVLVWSEKKIVINEYTKLSSLTLTIPRGASLYPLVPSIIELKHDRRPQMDIVDVVGRIIEGKRDRCCFELSLQDKTGHTIQLFLSALKPSDVIRSIRAVQQRSIIYVSRLKLVHLPDSMLCFTHEHSNN, translated from the exons ATGGGCGGTGGTTATCCAATTCCCGTTGAATCACTAGGATCAACAAACCATTTAAACCTTCCTGATTCAAACCCTCTAACTTCAAACCCACCTCCGGTGTCAACCCCACCTCCGGTTTTAACCCCACCTTCGGTTTCAACCCCACCTCCATTGGCAAACCCTGAATATGATGATCCATTTGGTTGGACGGATGAAGAGTTGAATTGGGCGTATGACTATACCTTCGCTCAACTACAATTTGGTGGACTACAAATTGAGGGGTGCCATCGTCCGGTGCCAAACACTCCTATACTTCCTATGCATCCTCCACCTTCAAACCCCCCTTATGTGGAAAACTACAGTCAAACACAAGAACTACCGACCTGGGCTGAAGGGTACGAAACTGACCCTGGGGCGGTTTACGAACCACCATTGGATGAAAAAATG GATATGTCTGATCATTTTTCCGTTGAAGAATTTTCATCATTGACAAATGATAGAGCATGGTATAATATAATCTTTGTTAAGGTGGAGTTTATTTGGCATGACGTCGATGGAAAGAGATTAGTGGTTATATTTCTTGATCAACAC AGACAAAAAATTGTTGCGTTCGTCCCACAAAATTTGATACACAAATATAATGACGCGTCATTGATGGGTGGTTTTTTTTCGTTGAATCATTTCCAAATTGAGAATCTCAACTATCTTGAGTGCCCAAAGTACCAGAATTACGTGTTAGTTTGGTCCGAGAAGAAAATTGTCATCAACGAATATACAAAGCTTTCTTCACTTACGCTTACGATTCCAAGGGGTGCTTCTTTATATCCATTGGTCCCTTCCATTATAGAATTGAAGCATGACAGGAGACCTCAAATGGATATTGTTG ATGTGGTTGGGAGAATAATAGAAGGCAAACGTGATCGATGTTGTTTTGAACTTTCTCTTCAAGATAAGAC TGGTCACACAATACAATTGTTTTTGTCTGCCCTGAAGCCTTCCGATGTTATACGTTCCATTCGAGCCGTGCAACAAAGGTCCATCATATATGTATCACGTCTCAAGTTGGTTCATCTACCAGATAGTATGTTATGCTTTACACATGAACATTCTAATAATTAG